From a single Vibrio sp. BS-M-Sm-2 genomic region:
- a CDS encoding NupC/NupG family nucleoside CNT transporter translates to MNILFGFVGVIALIACAYLLSESRSSINWKTVSRALLLQIGFAALVLYFPWGQLALTSLSNGVSSLLGFADAGIAFLFGDLATEGFIFAVRVLPIIIFFSALISALYYLGIMQKVIQILGGAVQKLLGTSKAESLVATGNIFLSQGESPLLIRPFLKSMTRSELFAVMAGGMASVAGSVLGGYAGLGVELKYLIAASFMAAPGSLLMAKIIVPERSTPSDYDHIELDKADQSNVIDALASGAMNGMKVAVAVGTMLIAFVSVIAMVNTGLESLGETFGFAGITLQAIFGYLFSPLAWLIGIPSDEVLMAGSYIGQKIVMNEFVAFIDFVENKALLSEHSQVIVTFALCGFANIGSIAIQLGSIGVMAPERRAEVANLGLKAVAAGTLANLMSACLAGIFILL, encoded by the coding sequence ATGAATATTCTATTTGGTTTTGTCGGTGTTATTGCACTGATTGCTTGCGCGTACCTGCTATCTGAAAGTCGTTCTTCGATTAACTGGAAAACGGTCTCTCGTGCTCTACTACTTCAAATTGGCTTTGCTGCTCTAGTGTTGTATTTCCCATGGGGACAGTTGGCGTTAACAAGCCTGAGTAACGGCGTTTCTAGCCTGCTTGGTTTTGCAGATGCTGGTATTGCTTTCCTTTTCGGTGACCTTGCTACTGAAGGCTTCATTTTCGCGGTTCGCGTACTTCCAATCATTATCTTCTTCAGTGCTTTGATCTCTGCGCTTTATTACTTAGGTATCATGCAGAAAGTGATTCAAATCCTGGGCGGAGCGGTGCAAAAACTGCTGGGTACAAGTAAAGCTGAATCTCTGGTTGCGACAGGTAATATCTTCCTTTCTCAGGGTGAGTCTCCTCTTCTTATTCGTCCTTTTTTAAAGTCTATGACTCGTTCTGAACTGTTTGCTGTCATGGCAGGTGGTATGGCGTCGGTAGCCGGTAGTGTACTTGGTGGTTATGCTGGTTTAGGTGTTGAACTTAAATACCTTATTGCCGCAAGCTTCATGGCAGCTCCGGGCAGCTTGTTAATGGCGAAGATCATTGTTCCTGAACGCAGCACACCGAGTGACTACGACCACATTGAACTAGATAAAGCAGACCAAAGCAACGTGATTGATGCATTGGCAAGCGGCGCGATGAACGGTATGAAAGTCGCAGTGGCTGTTGGTACTATGTTGATTGCATTCGTGAGTGTGATTGCGATGGTCAACACAGGCCTAGAAAGCCTAGGTGAGACGTTCGGTTTTGCGGGTATTACGCTGCAAGCTATCTTTGGTTACCTGTTCTCACCACTAGCGTGGCTGATTGGTATCCCGAGTGATGAAGTATTGATGGCGGGTTCTTACATCGGTCAGAAGATCGTAATGAACGAGTTTGTTGCTTTCATCGATTTCGTTGAGAACAAAGCACTGCTATCTGAACACAGCCAAGTGATTGTGACATTTGCTCTATGTGGTTTTGCTAACATCGGCTCTATCGCGATTCAACTGGGTTCTATCGGTGTGATGGCGCCAGAGCGTCGTGCTGAAGTTGCTAACCTAGGTTTGAAAGCAGTAGCAGCTGGTACGCTAGCAAACCTAATGAGCGCATGTTTAGCGGGTATCTTCATCCTGCTTTAA